A segment of the Candidatus Eisenbacteria bacterium genome:
CCCCGGACACTCGCGGGTGGCCGAGTACCTCAAGCGCGAATACCTCACACGCGGACTCGAGGCCTTCGCTTCGGGTCGGCTGCGCGATGCCGTTGCACTGTGGGAGCAGGCGCTGCGCGTGGACCCGAAGGACGATCGGACCCGCGCCTACCTGGCGCGCGCTCAGGAACACCTGGCGCGCACCAGCGCGATCGGGGGTCGCTGATGGCGGCACCCACAAGACGACGCACCGAGTCGGTTCCGCCGCCGCGCGCGGTGGTGACAGCGCCCACCCTCGCGACGCCACCGCCCGCGACTCCCCCGCGTCGGCGCGGCATGAGCCTTCGCATCGTCGTGCCGCTGGTCGCGACCGTGCTGCTGAGCGGCGCGCTGATCGGCTCGGGATTCATCAGTGAACGCAGCTCGCGGCGCATGCTGCGGCGCGAACTCGAGACGCGTCTGCTGGTCGAGGCGCGCGGGCTGGCACTCACCAGCTCGACGGCATTGATCGATCGATTCCCGGAGCTGGTGCTCCAGCCGATCGTTCAGGATCTGCTCGACGGCCGCGACGATCTCGCGTTCGCGGCCGTGCTCGACCACCAGGGCGTGGTGCGTGGACATCCCGATTCTCGCCGCATCGGTCAGGGTTGGAAGGTGCCGGCCGGGCTGCATCCGATCGTCGGCTCGGTACCGCTCAAAGACCGCGAGCAGCTGCTCGGGGATCCGCGTGAACTGATCGCGGTGGCACCCGTCCGTCATGCGAGCGGGCAGTACCTGGGCACCGCGATCGTGGTGATGCGTCGCGGCTACCTCGATGCCGCGCTCGAGGACGCGCGGCGCCGCATGCTCCTGCTGTTTGCGGGAGTGCTCGCCGCGGCGGCGACGCTCACCGTGCTGCTGATGTCTCGAATGCTCCACCCGATCAAAGCACTGCGCGACGGACTCGAGCGCATCGGTCGTGGCGAACTCGGCACCCGCATTGCCGTGGCGGGGCGCGGCGAGATCAGTCTGCTCGCGGATACGGTGAACGCGATGAGCGAGTCGTTGCGCGAGGCACAACGCGAGACGATCGAGCGCGAACGGCTCGCCAGCGAGCTGTCGCTCGCGCGTCGCATGCAGGCTTCCCTGCTGCCGTCGACGGGTCGCGAGGCCGGGCCGTTCGTGCTGCGCGGCGCGCATCGGGCGGCGGCCGAGGTCGGTGGCGACTACTACGACATCGTGCCGATGCCGGATGGCCGCATCGCGCTCGCGATGGCCGACGTCGCCGGAAAGGGCCTGGCGGGCTGTCTGCACATGTCGATGCTGTCCGCGCTCCTGCACGCGCTGCGCGCCGCTTACGACTCGCCCTCGCGGCTGTTGCAGACGCTCGAGGCCAACCTGCTGCGCTCGCTGCCGCGCAGCAGCTTCGTGACCATGTTCTTCGGCGTGCTCGATCCGGCGACCGGGCGCGTGGTGCACGCTTCGGCCGGCCATCTGCCCACGCTGGTGTGGCGCGCCGCCTCGAAGAGCGTCGAGTGGCACCGCTCCCGAGCGGTACCGCTGGGCGCCCTGCGCAATGGTGCGCTGGCGAAGATGCTGACCGACGAGAGTCTCACGCTCGGGCCCGGTGACCTGCTGCTGCAGCTGACCGACGGCTTCAACGAGGCGGTCGATGCCCGCGAGGAGCAGTTCGGACTCGAGCGCGTCGAAGCGGTGGTGCGTTCCAGCGCCTCACGCGGCCCCGACGGCGTGCTGGCGGCACTGCTGTTGGCCGTCGATCGCTGGTCCCCGGCCGGCGCGCCCGCCGACGATCAGACCGCCCTGGTGGTGTGGCACTCCGGGGCTTCGACGCCGTCCACGTCCGCCCCGCCTCTGAAGCTCGTGACGACCTCGCCTCGTGCGACCGCTCCGCGCGCGCCGCTGCCCGACGCGAGGGAACCGGCGCTCGAGCTGCTCGCGCGCGCCGAACGCGACGGCTCGCACCTGGCGCTCGGAACCCCGCTCGCCGAACTGGATGCATTGCGTGCGTGGCTGGCGCGCGACGTGAGGCTGACCGGCATCGATCCCGAACGCACGCGCCTCATCGAGAGTGCGGTCTACGAAGCGTGCGCGAACATCATGGAACACGGCTATGCCGGGCGCCCGGCCGGCCGCCTCGACGTCTACTGGCTGCCGAGTGGCAACGCGGAGCACGTGACGAAGTGTTGCTTCGTGCTGCGAGATGACGGCGATGCATTCGACCCGAATACGCATGCCGGGGCCGATCTCGGCGAGCCGACGGTGCGCCGTCGCGGACGCGGCCTCGGGCTCGAGATGATCCGCCGCATCGTTCAGAAGCTCGAATACCACGCGCGCACGCGCGCGGGGAATCTCACGCTGCTGTACTTCGATCCGGCGGCACCGATCCGCCGCGCCACGGAGGGAACGACATGAAGGAAGCGATTCAGATCACGGACGCCGGTCACAAGGGAGGCGTCGACGTCCTGCGGCTCAAGGGTCCGCTCGATGCGCACAACACCGAGGCCCTGTTGCAACGCTGCGAGCCGATCCGACTCGCCAAACGCCACCTGGTACTCAACCTGAGCGGCGTCACGTTCCTGTCCTCGAGCGGCATCGGAACGCTTCTGGCGCTGAGCGAGGAGTTCGGCGAGCACGGGCTCATGATGCGAGTGGCGAGTCCGTCGCCCTCGGCGCGCACCGCCATTTCGCTGCTCAACCTCGACGCGTTCCTGCAAGTGCACGCGAGCGAGGATGACGCGACGAAGGGGTTGGCCGCCTGAGTCTAGCCGCCAACCAGGTCGGACTTGAGGCGCGCCGCGGGGTTCCTCGGAACGTGGAAGTACCACCACTCGCGTTCCGCGGTCCAGCCATGCTGGCGCGCCAGCCCGGCACCCCACACGCATCGCCCGGCCGACACCAGATGCGAACGCACGATCTCGTCCGCCGCCTCGAGGCGCGCGGCGAGTCGCCGCACGATCGAGCGCCCGGCGATCGGCAGTGAATCCTCGATGAGCTGGCGG
Coding sequences within it:
- a CDS encoding tetratricopeptide repeat protein; this encodes LTAQDRREIEALYQQGLEALQQKRNDDAVRYFEIVWSRDPGHSRVAEYLKREYLTRGLEAFASGRLRDAVALWEQALRVDPKDDRTRAYLARAQEHLARTSAIGGR
- a CDS encoding STAS domain-containing protein, yielding MKEAIQITDAGHKGGVDVLRLKGPLDAHNTEALLQRCEPIRLAKRHLVLNLSGVTFLSSSGIGTLLALSEEFGEHGLMMRVASPSPSARTAISLLNLDAFLQVHASEDDATKGLAA
- a CDS encoding SpoIIE family protein phosphatase is translated as MSLRIVVPLVATVLLSGALIGSGFISERSSRRMLRRELETRLLVEARGLALTSSTALIDRFPELVLQPIVQDLLDGRDDLAFAAVLDHQGVVRGHPDSRRIGQGWKVPAGLHPIVGSVPLKDREQLLGDPRELIAVAPVRHASGQYLGTAIVVMRRGYLDAALEDARRRMLLLFAGVLAAAATLTVLLMSRMLHPIKALRDGLERIGRGELGTRIAVAGRGEISLLADTVNAMSESLREAQRETIERERLASELSLARRMQASLLPSTGREAGPFVLRGAHRAAAEVGGDYYDIVPMPDGRIALAMADVAGKGLAGCLHMSMLSALLHALRAAYDSPSRLLQTLEANLLRSLPRSSFVTMFFGVLDPATGRVVHASAGHLPTLVWRAASKSVEWHRSRAVPLGALRNGALAKMLTDESLTLGPGDLLLQLTDGFNEAVDAREEQFGLERVEAVVRSSASRGPDGVLAALLLAVDRWSPAGAPADDQTALVVWHSGASTPSTSAPPLKLVTTSPRATAPRAPLPDAREPALELLARAERDGSHLALGTPLAELDALRAWLARDVRLTGIDPERTRLIESAVYEACANIMEHGYAGRPAGRLDVYWLPSGNAEHVTKCCFVLRDDGDAFDPNTHAGADLGEPTVRRRGRGLGLEMIRRIVQKLEYHARTRAGNLTLLYFDPAAPIRRATEGTT